The following are encoded in a window of Parambassis ranga chromosome 15, fParRan2.1, whole genome shotgun sequence genomic DNA:
- the ldb1a gene encoding LIM domain-binding protein 1-A isoform X3, translating to MSVGGCACPGCSSKSFKLYSPKEPPNGGSFPPFHPGAMLDRDVGPTPMYPPSYMEPGMGRPTPYGNQTDYRIYELNKRLQNWTEDCDNLWWDAFTTEFFEDDAMLTVTFCLEDGPKRYTIGRTLIPRYFRSIFEGGATELFYVLKHPKESFHSNFVSLDCDQCTMVTQNGKPMFTQVCVEGRLYLEFVFDDMMRIKTWHFSIRQHREVLPRSILAMHDPQMLDQLAKNITRCGLSNSTLNYLRLCVILEPMQELMSRHKTYSLSPRDCLKTCLFQKWQRMVAPPAEPARQAPNKRRKRKVSGGSTVSSGGGSNNNSNSKKKSPANSFSLSSQVPDLVGTKTCTVPELEDRS from the exons ATGTCTGTTGGAGGTTGCGCTTGTCCCG GCTGTTCGTCAAAGTCATTCAAGCTGTACTCTCCTAAGGAGCCCCCCAACGGCGGCAGCTTTCCCCCGTTCCACCCAGGCGCTATGCTGGACAGAGATGTGGG GCCTACTCCCATGTACCCCCCCTCATACATGGAGCCTGGAATGGG GAGACCCACACCGTACGGGAACCAGACAGACTACAGGATATATGAACTGAATAAAAGATTACAGAACTGGACAGAG GATTGTGACAATCTCTGGTGGGATGCCTTCACCACAGAATTTTTCGAAGATGATGCCATGCTCACCGTCACTTTCTGTCTTGAAGACGGGCCCAAACGATACA CCATCGGCAGGACGTTGATTCCTCGATACTTCAGAAGTATTTTTGAGGGGGGTGCCACTGAGTTGTTCTATGTATTGAAGCATCCAAAGGAGTCCTTCCACAGTAACTTTGTGTCACTCGACTGTGACCAGTGCACCATGGTGACCCAGAACGGCAAACCTATGTTCACACAG GTTTGTGTTGAGGGTCGTCTGTACCTAGAGTTTGTGTTTGATGACATGATGAGGATCAAGACATGGCATTTCAGCATTAGGCAACACAGAGAGGTTCTACCGAGGAGCATTCTGGCTATGCAT GATCCCCAGATGCTTGATCAACTGGCTAAAAATATCACCAGATGTGGGCTGTCTAACTCCACACTCAACTACCTCCGT CTATGTGTGATATTGGAGCCCATGCAAGAGTTGATGTCTAGGCATAAGACCTACAGTTTGAGCCCCAGAGACTGCCTGAAGACTTGCCTCTTCCAAAAGTGGCAAAGAATGGTAGCACCACCAG CTGAGCCAGCCAGACAAGCTCCAAACAAGCGGCGGAAAAGAAAGGTGTCTGGAGGAAGCACTGTGAGTTCTGGTGGAGGCAGcaataacaacagcaacagtaaAAAGAAGAGTCCTGCCAACAGCTTTTCACTCTCCAGCCAGGTACCT GACCTGGTTGGAACAAAAACCTGTACAGTGCCGGAGCTTGAGGACCGGAGTTGA
- the ldb1a gene encoding LIM domain-binding protein 1-A isoform X4 gives MSVGGCACPGCSSKSFKLYSPKEPPNGGSFPPFHPGAMLDRDVGPTPMYPPSYMEPGMGRPTPYGNQTDYRIYELNKRLQNWTEDCDNLWWDAFTTEFFEDDAMLTVTFCLEDGPKRYTIGRTLIPRYFRSIFEGGATELFYVLKHPKESFHSNFVSLDCDQCTMVTQNGKPMFTQVCVEGRLYLEFVFDDMMRIKTWHFSIRQHREVLPRSILAMHDPQMLDQLAKNITRCGLSNSTLNYLRLCVILEPMQELMSRHKTYSLSPRDCLKTCLFQKWQRMVAPPAEPARQAPNKRRKRKVSGGSTVSSGGGSNNNSNSKKKSPANSFSLSSQDLVGTKTCTVPELEDRS, from the exons ATGTCTGTTGGAGGTTGCGCTTGTCCCG GCTGTTCGTCAAAGTCATTCAAGCTGTACTCTCCTAAGGAGCCCCCCAACGGCGGCAGCTTTCCCCCGTTCCACCCAGGCGCTATGCTGGACAGAGATGTGGG GCCTACTCCCATGTACCCCCCCTCATACATGGAGCCTGGAATGGG GAGACCCACACCGTACGGGAACCAGACAGACTACAGGATATATGAACTGAATAAAAGATTACAGAACTGGACAGAG GATTGTGACAATCTCTGGTGGGATGCCTTCACCACAGAATTTTTCGAAGATGATGCCATGCTCACCGTCACTTTCTGTCTTGAAGACGGGCCCAAACGATACA CCATCGGCAGGACGTTGATTCCTCGATACTTCAGAAGTATTTTTGAGGGGGGTGCCACTGAGTTGTTCTATGTATTGAAGCATCCAAAGGAGTCCTTCCACAGTAACTTTGTGTCACTCGACTGTGACCAGTGCACCATGGTGACCCAGAACGGCAAACCTATGTTCACACAG GTTTGTGTTGAGGGTCGTCTGTACCTAGAGTTTGTGTTTGATGACATGATGAGGATCAAGACATGGCATTTCAGCATTAGGCAACACAGAGAGGTTCTACCGAGGAGCATTCTGGCTATGCAT GATCCCCAGATGCTTGATCAACTGGCTAAAAATATCACCAGATGTGGGCTGTCTAACTCCACACTCAACTACCTCCGT CTATGTGTGATATTGGAGCCCATGCAAGAGTTGATGTCTAGGCATAAGACCTACAGTTTGAGCCCCAGAGACTGCCTGAAGACTTGCCTCTTCCAAAAGTGGCAAAGAATGGTAGCACCACCAG CTGAGCCAGCCAGACAAGCTCCAAACAAGCGGCGGAAAAGAAAGGTGTCTGGAGGAAGCACTGTGAGTTCTGGTGGAGGCAGcaataacaacagcaacagtaaAAAGAAGAGTCCTGCCAACAGCTTTTCACTCTCCAGCCAG GACCTGGTTGGAACAAAAACCTGTACAGTGCCGGAGCTTGAGGACCGGAGTTGA
- the ldb1a gene encoding LIM domain-binding protein 1-A isoform X1, protein MSVGGCACPGCSSKSFKLYSPKEPPNGGSFPPFHPGAMLDRDVGPTPMYPPSYMEPGMGRPTPYGNQTDYRIYELNKRLQNWTEDCDNLWWDAFTTEFFEDDAMLTVTFCLEDGPKRYTIGRTLIPRYFRSIFEGGATELFYVLKHPKESFHSNFVSLDCDQCTMVTQNGKPMFTQVCVEGRLYLEFVFDDMMRIKTWHFSIRQHREVLPRSILAMHDPQMLDQLAKNITRCGLSNSTLNYLRLCVILEPMQELMSRHKTYSLSPRDCLKTCLFQKWQRMVAPPAEPARQAPNKRRKRKVSGGSTVSSGGGSNNNSNSKKKSPANSFSLSSQVPDVMVVGEPTLMGGEFGDEDERLITRLENTQYDGANGLEDEDSFNSSPALGAHSPWNNKAPSSQESKNDNSQSSQ, encoded by the exons ATGTCTGTTGGAGGTTGCGCTTGTCCCG GCTGTTCGTCAAAGTCATTCAAGCTGTACTCTCCTAAGGAGCCCCCCAACGGCGGCAGCTTTCCCCCGTTCCACCCAGGCGCTATGCTGGACAGAGATGTGGG GCCTACTCCCATGTACCCCCCCTCATACATGGAGCCTGGAATGGG GAGACCCACACCGTACGGGAACCAGACAGACTACAGGATATATGAACTGAATAAAAGATTACAGAACTGGACAGAG GATTGTGACAATCTCTGGTGGGATGCCTTCACCACAGAATTTTTCGAAGATGATGCCATGCTCACCGTCACTTTCTGTCTTGAAGACGGGCCCAAACGATACA CCATCGGCAGGACGTTGATTCCTCGATACTTCAGAAGTATTTTTGAGGGGGGTGCCACTGAGTTGTTCTATGTATTGAAGCATCCAAAGGAGTCCTTCCACAGTAACTTTGTGTCACTCGACTGTGACCAGTGCACCATGGTGACCCAGAACGGCAAACCTATGTTCACACAG GTTTGTGTTGAGGGTCGTCTGTACCTAGAGTTTGTGTTTGATGACATGATGAGGATCAAGACATGGCATTTCAGCATTAGGCAACACAGAGAGGTTCTACCGAGGAGCATTCTGGCTATGCAT GATCCCCAGATGCTTGATCAACTGGCTAAAAATATCACCAGATGTGGGCTGTCTAACTCCACACTCAACTACCTCCGT CTATGTGTGATATTGGAGCCCATGCAAGAGTTGATGTCTAGGCATAAGACCTACAGTTTGAGCCCCAGAGACTGCCTGAAGACTTGCCTCTTCCAAAAGTGGCAAAGAATGGTAGCACCACCAG CTGAGCCAGCCAGACAAGCTCCAAACAAGCGGCGGAAAAGAAAGGTGTCTGGAGGAAGCACTGTGAGTTCTGGTGGAGGCAGcaataacaacagcaacagtaaAAAGAAGAGTCCTGCCAACAGCTTTTCACTCTCCAGCCAGGTACCT GATGTGATGGTGGTGGGAGAGCCCACTCTGATGGGAGGGGAGTTTGGTGACGAGGACGAACGTCTGATTACACGGCTGGAGAACACGCAGTACGATGGGGCGAATGGCCTGGAGGATGAGGACAGTTTCAACAGCTCGCCTGCACTGGGGGCACACTCGCCCTGGAACAACAAGGCTCCCTCCAGTCAGGAGAGCAAGAATGACAACTCCCAGTCATCCCAGTAG
- the ldb1a gene encoding LIM domain-binding protein 1-A isoform X2 produces the protein MLDRDVGPTPMYPPSYMEPGMGRPTPYGNQTDYRIYELNKRLQNWTEDCDNLWWDAFTTEFFEDDAMLTVTFCLEDGPKRYTIGRTLIPRYFRSIFEGGATELFYVLKHPKESFHSNFVSLDCDQCTMVTQNGKPMFTQVCVEGRLYLEFVFDDMMRIKTWHFSIRQHREVLPRSILAMHDPQMLDQLAKNITRCGLSNSTLNYLRLCVILEPMQELMSRHKTYSLSPRDCLKTCLFQKWQRMVAPPAEPARQAPNKRRKRKVSGGSTVSSGGGSNNNSNSKKKSPANSFSLSSQVPDVMVVGEPTLMGGEFGDEDERLITRLENTQYDGANGLEDEDSFNSSPALGAHSPWNNKAPSSQESKNDNSQSSQ, from the exons ATGCTGGACAGAGATGTGGG GCCTACTCCCATGTACCCCCCCTCATACATGGAGCCTGGAATGGG GAGACCCACACCGTACGGGAACCAGACAGACTACAGGATATATGAACTGAATAAAAGATTACAGAACTGGACAGAG GATTGTGACAATCTCTGGTGGGATGCCTTCACCACAGAATTTTTCGAAGATGATGCCATGCTCACCGTCACTTTCTGTCTTGAAGACGGGCCCAAACGATACA CCATCGGCAGGACGTTGATTCCTCGATACTTCAGAAGTATTTTTGAGGGGGGTGCCACTGAGTTGTTCTATGTATTGAAGCATCCAAAGGAGTCCTTCCACAGTAACTTTGTGTCACTCGACTGTGACCAGTGCACCATGGTGACCCAGAACGGCAAACCTATGTTCACACAG GTTTGTGTTGAGGGTCGTCTGTACCTAGAGTTTGTGTTTGATGACATGATGAGGATCAAGACATGGCATTTCAGCATTAGGCAACACAGAGAGGTTCTACCGAGGAGCATTCTGGCTATGCAT GATCCCCAGATGCTTGATCAACTGGCTAAAAATATCACCAGATGTGGGCTGTCTAACTCCACACTCAACTACCTCCGT CTATGTGTGATATTGGAGCCCATGCAAGAGTTGATGTCTAGGCATAAGACCTACAGTTTGAGCCCCAGAGACTGCCTGAAGACTTGCCTCTTCCAAAAGTGGCAAAGAATGGTAGCACCACCAG CTGAGCCAGCCAGACAAGCTCCAAACAAGCGGCGGAAAAGAAAGGTGTCTGGAGGAAGCACTGTGAGTTCTGGTGGAGGCAGcaataacaacagcaacagtaaAAAGAAGAGTCCTGCCAACAGCTTTTCACTCTCCAGCCAGGTACCT GATGTGATGGTGGTGGGAGAGCCCACTCTGATGGGAGGGGAGTTTGGTGACGAGGACGAACGTCTGATTACACGGCTGGAGAACACGCAGTACGATGGGGCGAATGGCCTGGAGGATGAGGACAGTTTCAACAGCTCGCCTGCACTGGGGGCACACTCGCCCTGGAACAACAAGGCTCCCTCCAGTCAGGAGAGCAAGAATGACAACTCCCAGTCATCCCAGTAG